In Plodia interpunctella isolate USDA-ARS_2022_Savannah chromosome 1, ilPloInte3.2, whole genome shotgun sequence, one DNA window encodes the following:
- the LOC128671235 gene encoding uncharacterized protein LOC128671235: MNMESSSERKNINKAKSYSIQSPPQNKIKSEPVKRKSFYVNDAVKSLDLALGRLKKSKLVNGEESEMQIDPVTSNRNMYLDSCPSFNGAHRNDNISLMSMNFSHYELMRNLSRTNCNSDGAHSGSTCNANSTPDDLQLKDEHLERYFRSAEMWNTNFREVHPHVHFQLPEK, from the coding sequence ATGAACATGGAAAGTTCTAGTGAAAGGAAGAATATCAATAAGGCCAAATCATACAGCATTCAGTCTCcaccacaaaataaaatcaaaagcgAGCCAGTGAAGCGTAAATCATTCTATGTTAACGATGCGGTAAAATCTTTAGATTTGGCTTTAGGAAGATTAAAAAAGAGTAAATTAGTGAATGGGGAGGAATCCGAGATGCAGATAGATCCAGTGACATCAAACAGGAATATGTACCTAGACTCTTGTCCTAGCTTCAACGGAGCTCATAGAAATGACAACATATCTTTGATGTCCATGAATTTTTCTCACTATGAGTTGATGAGGAATTTGTCGCGAACAAACTGCAACTCGGACGGTGCCCACAGCGGCAGCACCTGCAACGCTAACTCCACGCCAGACGACCTGCAGCTCAAGGACGAGCATCTGGAGAGGTACTTCCGCAGCGCAGAAATGTGGAACACGAACTTTAGAGAAGTTCACCCACATGTTCATTTCCAGTTACCCGAAAAAtaa
- the LOC128671225 gene encoding meiotic recombination protein W68 gives MDLMNKDLALTRDLALNPITEFRQNAKLVAAINKLFCGNELGGNMIDVNVKLPDRKLNFGEVQELLNSANRLEKPLVQPNSLLTETTDAKKKLMKKIESILGNINRIAEQGDIPKLMIRNQRLWSNCIYDLDRVTLKSFNDAKKTTICYSSNEDKTRFNIIVLVLTKVHELLSKNLTVTRRELFYQNVIRFRNQSNLDVAVRDVCCLLETPPWTLGIVATAKGLIAGPLTIVQRNGSVIDCMAAGGTLIPQDIEGIKEFKSSAKYILVVEKDAVFQKLLDEGALVRLGPVIIMTGKGYPDVCSRQMLCRLCRELQLKALALVDADPHGFEIFLTYKYGSLAQSHLSTSLACTSLLLLGARLQDVMTLAPNEARLMMTDLDKRKLAALLRRPYLANETGSRIREELNTMFTSGIKAEIEAMAPTAAALCDAYLPSKLIQAEYLG, from the exons ATGGACTTAATGAATAAAGATCTGGCATTGACAAGGGATTTAGCATTGAATCCAATAACTgagtttagacaaaatgcgAAACTGGTAGCGGCTATTAACAAGCTTTTTTGTGGAAATGAGCTTGGTGGAAATATGATTGATGTAAACGTTAAATTACCTGATAGGAAACTGAACTTTGGGGAAGTCCAAGAACTTTTGAATTCAGCTAATAGATTgg AGAAACCACTTGTTCAACCTAATTCGTTGCTGACAGAAACTACCGATGCCAAGAAAAAGCTTATGAAGAAAATTGAATCAATTCTtggtaatattaatagaattgCTGAGCAAGGAGATATTCCCAAATTGATGATAAGAAATCAAAGACTTTGGAGCAATTGTATCTACGATCTAGATCg AGTTACGCTAAAATCTTTCAACGATGCCAAAAAGACCACCATTTGTTACTCCAGTAATGAAGATAAAACGAGGTTTAACataatagttttagttttaactaAGGTCCACGAGCTGCTATCAAAGAATTTAACCGTAACCAGAAG GGAGCTATTTTACCAGAACGTGATAAGATTTCGCAATCAGAGCAACCTAGATGTAGCTGTGCGAGATGTGTGCTGTTTACTGGAGACTCCTCCCTGGACCCTGGGCATCGTAGCCACAGCCAAGGGGCTGATAGCTGGCCCTCTCACCATAGTGCAGAGGAATGGCAGTGTTATAGATTGTATGGCTGCTGGAG GCACACTGATTCCTCAAGATATTGAAGGGATCAAAGAATTTAAATCAtcagcaaaatatattttagtcgTAGAAAAGGACGctgtatttcaaaaattgttggACGAAGGCGCCCTTGTCAGATTAGGACCTGTGATTATCATGACg GGCAAGGGTTATCCAGATGTATGCAGTCGTCAGATGCTGTGCCGGTTGTGTCGTGAGCTTCAACTGAAGGCTCTAGCGTTAGTAGATGCTGACCCCCATggatttgaaatatttcttaCTTACAAATACGGATCTTTG gCTCAATCTCATCTATCTACGTCTTTGGCGTGTACTTCCTTGTTGCTTCTTGGCGCTCGTCTGCAAGACGTCATGACTTTAGCTCCCAACGAGGCGCGTCTGATGATGACTGATCTGGATAAGAGGAAACTTGCTGCTTTGTTACGAAGACCGTATTTGGCAAATGAAACAG GATCTAGAATCAGGGAAGAACTAAACACCATGTTCACCAGTGGCATCAAGGCTGAGATAGAGGCTATGGCTCCGACTGCAGCTGCGTTGTGCGATGCCTACTTACCTTCTAAACTTATCCAAGCAGAATATTTGGGTTAA